The Spiroplasma corruscae DNA window TTTGCAAGACTTATGGATATAAAAGAACCTAATGTAGCATTACTAAGTTATTCAACTGACGGATCTGGCTCAGGTCCTGATGTTGATAAAGTAAGAGAAGCTAAGGAGTTGTTACTAAATGAGAAAGTTAATTTTAAGTTTGACGGAGAAATTCAATTTGATGCTGCGTTTTGCAAAGAAGTTAGAAATAAAAAATATAAGAACTCAAATATCTGTAGCGAATCAGCTAACATATTTGTATTCCCAACTCTAGACGCAGGGAATATAGGTTATAAAATAGCACAAAGAATGGGAGGGTATGAAGCTATAGGTCCTATTATACTAGGATTAAATAAACCAGTTAATGATTTATCAAGAGGCGCAAATCTTGAAGATATAATTCAAGCAGCGGTATTAACTGTATATATGGCTAAATAATATGATATTAGTAGTAAATTCAGGAAGTAGTTCAATTAAATTTTCTCTATATGAGTATAAAAATAATAATGATATTGAAAAATTAGCATCTGGAATGGCTGAACAAATTAAAGTAAACGGTAAAATAATAATTACTTACCAAGGAAATAAACATGAAATAGATATTAGTCTACCAGACCACAAAGTTGCAATTGAAGCGATATTAAGCAAATTAGATGAGTTAAAAATTATAAAGGATATAAAAGATATTCAAGGAGTTGGTTATAGAGTTGTACATGGTGGTACAATTTCAAAATCATCAATTATTGATGAGAAAGTACATAAGCAAATCCAAGATTCATCCAAACTTGCACCTTTACATAATCCACCTGCATTATTGGTTATAGATAAGTTTAAAGAATTTTTACCACACTCAAAACATGTTGCTTGTTTTGATACAGCTTATCATCAAACTATGCCAGAAAGAAATTATATTTACCCAGTTAATATAGAATGATATAAAAAATACGATGTAAGAAAGTATGGTTTCCACGGCACTTCATTTAATTATATAAATAAAAAGTTTGAAGAAATAGTTGGTAAGGAAAAAAACAATTTAATTGTATGTCACTTAGGAAATGGTGCATCTATTTGTTCAATTAAAGAAGGTAAGTCATTTGATACTACAATGGGTTTAACTCCTCTTGCCGGAATAATGATGGGCAGTAGGAGTGGAGATGTGGACCCATCTATAATTAATTATATGTGTACTTCTTTAAATAAAAGTCCAAATGAGATAAATGAAATGCTTAATAATAATTCAGGTTTATTAGGGATAAGTGGTGTATCATCTGACATTAGATATGTTATAGAAGGCTATAATAAAAACGATAAAATGTGTACTCTAGCGATTGAGATTTATACGCAAAAAATTGCAAATTTTATTATTCAAATGATTAATCAACAAAATCAAAAGATAGACGCTATTATATTCACGGCTGGTATTGGAGAAAACTCTCAAATTGTAGTTGAAAAAGTTGTTGGCAAACTTCCATTATTAAATATATCTGTAGATCAAGAATTAAATAATAAAAAATATGAGGATTATATAAAAATTAATACACCTACATCAAAAATTGATATTTATAAAATTAGAACTAATGAAGAGATAATGAT harbors:
- a CDS encoding acetate kinase, with product MILVVNSGSSSIKFSLYEYKNNNDIEKLASGMAEQIKVNGKIIITYQGNKHEIDISLPDHKVAIEAILSKLDELKIIKDIKDIQGVGYRVVHGGTISKSSIIDEKVHKQIQDSSKLAPLHNPPALLVIDKFKEFLPHSKHVACFDTAYHQTMPERNYIYPVNIEWYKKYDVRKYGFHGTSFNYINKKFEEIVGKEKNNLIVCHLGNGASICSIKEGKSFDTTMGLTPLAGIMMGSRSGDVDPSIINYMCTSLNKSPNEINEMLNNNSGLLGISGVSSDIRYVIEGYNKNDKMCTLAIEIYTQKIANFIIQMINQQNQKIDAIIFTAGIGENSQIVVEKVVGKLPLLNISVDQELNNKKYEDYIKINTPTSKIDIYKIRTNEEIMICKDVITFLKK